Part of the Quercus lobata isolate SW786 chromosome 6, ValleyOak3.0 Primary Assembly, whole genome shotgun sequence genome, TCTTTGCtgaacaaatcttcaaagaaaaaacaagcaCAGGCTTATGGAAAATAGTTTGACCAGAGtgacaaaaaatatttgagGGGGGTAGTTTTTCCGCTTGTCTAGAACTGAAACATGTGGGATGTTCAAGTATTAGGCAATGGCTACTAGCAATATATATACCCAATTCAGTAAAAGATTATGACTTTCTACAAAATAATAGTTCATAATCGTGCTTTAATCTTCCTTCTATTCAACATGGATGATAGAACTGAGTATGTAATCATACAAAACCACCAATAACTACTATAGGAAACATATGAGGAAGgaattttacaataaaaccAAACACTCCACACAACAAGATAGTTCATAGGATTCCATTCTAGTGAAAatacaagtgaagaaaaacgcTCCAACAGTAAGATTCATTAAAACTTATACAACATGAATGGTTTTAACAATTGCCAAATAATGGGTTGGAGGAATTTCCTTACAAAGCGGTTTGGATGTAAACTTTGTCGTCATTCAAATCTGCATTGGTGATGCTGTCATTCTCTAATTTGAAAACATGAATTTGATTTTGCTGAGTGAAGTAAATGCAATTCCCCTCGTATCCAAAAAATTCTCCAGTTGAAACAGAAAGCGAACAATCACTACGCAGAATAAAAGCTCGATCACCCAAGCTTTCCTCCAAAACCCATTCATCCCATTCATTCTTCTTATACACTTTGAAACCAACCACACAGAAATAATGACGGCCTCTCCATTCCCTATCAAGGTATCTTTCAACAATATAGATTGTTCCATCCGACTCCACCAAATGTTTCTGTGTCTTCAGAGAATCTGACCCACAAGGATTCCAGAATTTAACCAAATCCAATGTCgaatcattgattttgatccacCAAACTATTCCGAATCGATCAACCACATAGACTTGGCCCTCATACACAATAACATCATCGAATTCCATATCCTTTTCACCTAAACAGGTCAAGCTCTCATCCCCACATTTTGCGTGACCTAATTTACCGTCACCATAGACAACAAAAACA contains:
- the LOC115995224 gene encoding F-box protein At4g35733-like, translated to MSGSVECSELPSELLLPIGKGLDTRIDILRFRGVCKSWRSAISCSDFIPRFPLNFPNPFPPPRRRRRRRLVWLALLHDEADHLHQQTICLLHEATFYRLTPSASSDKGWLIKVEDCEMHLLDPHRERYESESESDSPNILPNNFVLLDYGTVELTRVHTLEIQSLIPIGRVNKVVMFNDCHVFVVYGDGKLGHAKCGDESLTCLGEKDMEFDDVIVYEGQVYVVDRFGIVWWIKINDSTLDLVKFWNPCGSDSLKTQKHLVESDGTIYIVERYLDREWRGRHYFCVVGFKVYKKNEWDEWVLEESLGDRAFILRSDCSLSVSTGEFFGYEGNCIYFTQQNQIHVFKLENDSITNADLNDDKVYIQTAL